The following coding sequences are from one Gemmatimonadota bacterium window:
- a CDS encoding amidohydrolase, protein MRLSRRIALALTLVAAAPLPAQEPVKPAGQAEIRPNQFRTPEFPAPSILDYLPRNTLVVPTHMVPRAKYPVVDLHGHPPTLVLPEIINGVVRSLDSLNVRVMINASGSSGTRLTQQIAGVQAAGQAERFRFFTTLNLRDVGPGSGATIAAQLETDVKAGAVGVGEIGKQFGVSTKKRDGTRLQIDDPELDPVWEMAAKLKIPVFIHVADPAEFWSPLDFRNERWLELALFPDRRYQDRSRFPDFETLMGERDRLFAKHPKTTFVIAHLGWHAQDLARLGKLFDRFPNLHSEIGAVLYDLGRQPRAAHAFFVKYQDRILFGKDAFYPEEYPYYWRVLETEDEYFDYYRGYHAFWKMYGMGLPDSVLQKLYFRNALRIIPGMPRIGFPK, encoded by the coding sequence ATGCGCCTGTCCCGTCGAATCGCCCTTGCCCTCACGCTCGTCGCGGCCGCCCCGCTCCCGGCCCAGGAGCCGGTCAAGCCGGCCGGACAGGCAGAGATCCGCCCCAACCAGTTCCGTACCCCCGAGTTCCCGGCGCCGTCGATCCTCGATTACCTCCCGCGCAACACCCTGGTGGTGCCGACCCACATGGTGCCGCGGGCCAAGTATCCGGTGGTGGACCTCCATGGCCATCCGCCGACGCTGGTGCTCCCCGAGATCATCAACGGTGTGGTGCGGTCACTCGACTCACTCAACGTGCGCGTGATGATCAACGCCTCGGGGTCGTCAGGGACGCGGCTCACCCAGCAGATCGCGGGCGTGCAGGCGGCCGGTCAAGCCGAGCGGTTCCGCTTCTTCACCACGCTCAACCTGCGGGATGTTGGACCAGGGTCGGGCGCGACGATCGCCGCGCAGCTGGAGACCGACGTGAAGGCCGGCGCCGTCGGGGTGGGCGAGATCGGGAAGCAGTTCGGCGTCTCGACCAAGAAGCGCGACGGCACCCGCCTCCAGATCGACGACCCGGAGCTCGACCCCGTCTGGGAGATGGCCGCCAAGCTCAAGATTCCGGTCTTCATCCATGTGGCCGATCCGGCCGAGTTCTGGTCGCCGTTGGACTTCCGCAACGAGCGCTGGCTTGAGCTCGCCCTCTTTCCGGACCGCCGCTACCAGGACCGCAGTCGCTTTCCGGATTTCGAGACGCTGATGGGCGAGCGCGATCGGTTGTTCGCGAAGCACCCCAAGACGACCTTCGTGATCGCCCACCTCGGCTGGCATGCCCAGGACCTCGCGCGCCTCGGCAAGCTCTTCGACCGTTTCCCGAATCTCCACTCCGAGATCGGCGCGGTGCTCTATGACCTCGGCAGGCAGCCGCGCGCCGCGCACGCCTTCTTCGTGAAGTACCAGGATCGGATCCTCTTCGGGAAGGATGCGTTCTACCCGGAGGAGTACCCGTACTACTGGCGCGTCCTCGAGACCGAGGACGAGTACTTCGATTACTACCGCGGCTATCACGCCTTCTGGAAGATGTACGGCATGGGCCTGCCCGACAGCGTGCTGCAGAAGCTCTACTTCCGGAACGCGCTCCGCATCATCCCCGGCATGCCGCGCATCGGCTTCCCGAAGTGA
- a CDS encoding DUF3536 domain-containing protein: MTVPQRDVVVHGHFYQPPREEPWLELVRRERSASPAHDWNERINRECYAPLAAARVLTPQGLLRRTVNAYAWCSFDVGPTLFRWLDWHAPDVGAAIVDGDRASVARLGVGNAIAQPYHHIILPLASRRDKVTEVRWGIRDFRRRFGRDPEGMWLPETAVDSETLEVLAQEGIRFTVLSPHQVTSPPPHGRPGRWRSGAHELAIFCYDGALAHDIAFSDVLRDTTGWHARIAAMPMADDGPTITSVATDGETFGHHHHSGDLALAALIDQVEQDPTTQMTNFGALLAAHPPVQDVVLVERTAWSCPHSLGRWQGDCGCRMDGNTSQAWRTPLRVGLERLAEMVHTVVEGVWPEGHGDPWTTRDLAGPELDGAGELPSAARRLLEAERHALAMFTSCGWFFDDIARIEPPIVMRHAARAIEWLPPTAQPAAETTLLEMLGRAQSNDPTKGDGITIWQRDVKGDAHGPARLAAGIAALRDVTPDALDDLVLPVHTFRLEGDDIVIRQVRTGEELRWRAESVIPGVIPVRVHVRRVDAPELPADVVPLACLPRPVRALLAQAAHPMVFDATLGPAARDALADGLFPLPDALAAALAGAWTLVARDGLDDAGIVVHAALDLFDLAEVPLPESARIAAYEALAPLGATPTRETLAARLLIAL, translated from the coding sequence ATGACCGTTCCGCAGCGCGATGTCGTGGTGCACGGTCACTTCTATCAGCCACCGCGCGAAGAGCCCTGGCTCGAACTCGTCCGGCGCGAGCGCAGCGCCTCCCCGGCCCACGATTGGAACGAACGGATCAATCGCGAATGCTATGCGCCGCTGGCCGCCGCGCGCGTGCTCACGCCGCAGGGGTTGCTCCGGCGCACCGTGAACGCCTACGCGTGGTGCTCCTTCGACGTCGGCCCGACGCTCTTCCGCTGGTTGGATTGGCACGCCCCCGACGTCGGCGCCGCCATCGTCGACGGCGATCGCGCCTCAGTCGCCCGGCTCGGCGTCGGCAACGCGATCGCCCAGCCGTACCATCACATCATCCTCCCGCTCGCCTCGCGTCGCGACAAGGTCACCGAGGTCCGCTGGGGCATCCGCGACTTCCGCCGCCGCTTCGGCCGCGATCCGGAAGGGATGTGGCTTCCCGAAACTGCGGTGGACAGCGAGACGCTCGAGGTCCTGGCACAGGAGGGGATTCGTTTCACCGTCCTCTCGCCGCATCAGGTCACGTCGCCGCCCCCGCACGGCCGACCGGGACGGTGGCGGAGCGGCGCGCACGAGCTGGCGATCTTCTGCTATGACGGCGCGCTCGCCCACGACATCGCCTTCAGCGACGTCCTCCGGGACACGACTGGGTGGCACGCCCGCATCGCCGCGATGCCGATGGCCGACGACGGCCCCACCATCACCTCGGTGGCCACCGATGGCGAGACCTTCGGGCATCACCATCACAGCGGAGATCTTGCCCTTGCCGCGCTGATCGACCAGGTCGAGCAGGACCCCACCACGCAGATGACCAACTTCGGCGCGTTGCTCGCCGCGCACCCGCCAGTGCAGGATGTCGTGCTGGTCGAACGGACCGCCTGGAGTTGCCCGCATTCGCTGGGGCGCTGGCAAGGCGACTGCGGCTGCCGGATGGATGGCAACACCTCGCAGGCGTGGCGGACGCCGCTCCGGGTCGGGCTGGAGCGGCTGGCGGAGATGGTCCACACCGTGGTCGAGGGGGTCTGGCCCGAAGGGCACGGCGATCCGTGGACGACCCGCGACCTCGCCGGGCCGGAGCTCGACGGGGCGGGCGAGCTGCCGAGCGCCGCGAGGCGCTTGCTCGAGGCGGAGCGTCACGCGCTGGCGATGTTCACCTCGTGTGGCTGGTTCTTCGATGACATCGCCCGCATCGAACCGCCGATCGTGATGCGGCACGCCGCGCGCGCCATCGAGTGGCTGCCACCGACAGCACAGCCTGCCGCGGAAACAACGCTGCTCGAGATGCTCGGCCGCGCCCAGAGCAACGACCCCACCAAGGGCGACGGGATCACCATCTGGCAGCGGGATGTGAAGGGTGACGCGCACGGGCCCGCGCGCCTCGCTGCCGGCATTGCGGCCCTGCGCGACGTCACCCCCGATGCGCTGGACGACCTGGTGCTTCCCGTGCACACCTTCCGACTGGAGGGCGACGACATCGTCATCCGCCAGGTGCGCACGGGCGAGGAGCTCCGCTGGCGCGCGGAGTCGGTGATCCCCGGCGTCATCCCGGTGCGGGTGCACGTCCGGCGTGTCGACGCCCCGGAACTGCCGGCCGACGTTGTGCCGCTGGCCTGCCTGCCGCGTCCGGTCCGCGCGCTGCTCGCGCAGGCGGCGCACCCGATGGTGTTTGACGCGACGCTCGGACCGGCCGCGCGCGATGCGCTGGCCGATGGGCTCTTTCCGTTGCCCGACGCGCTGGCGGCGGCACTCGCCGGTGCGTGGACACTCGTGGCCCGGGATGGCCTCGACGACGCCGGCATCGTCGTGCACGCGGCGCTCGACCTCTTCGATCTCGCCGAGGTCCCGCTCCCGGAGTCGGCGCGGATTGCTGCGTACGAGGCACTCGCCCCGCTGGGCGCGACACCCACGCGCGAGACCCTCGCCGCGCGGCTCTTGATCGCGCTTTAG
- a CDS encoding sodium:solute symporter — translation MHPLNWAIIIGYLVYVIWDGLRRSKNTTNIEGYFLANRSLPWWAVGLSVMATQLSAVTMIGTTGQGATDGMRFVQFYFGLPLAMVILGVTLVPFLHGAKVFTAYEYLEKRFDAKTRSLTAFLFLLSRGMSCGTIIAAPAVVFSAIFGWNIAWCVALIGIPTVIYTMFGGVQAVTWADVKQMVLIVFALVAMVIVLLVKMPVSPVDAFELAGATGRLRVFDFSWDLTKTYTFWSGILGGTFLMLSYFGTDQSQVQRYLTAKSVDDARTSLLMSAYWKIPLQALVLIIGVLIWVFNLFNTPPLLVNPAAERQVQAARPAEYQALQQRYVAAANTRRADANGAIAGDLGIGADRSLPDRAAFVASEAKVNAIRGEALALVTEVTGEPSRDVNYIVPYFVLHWLPLGLAGLFIAGVMAAAMSSIAAELNSLSTATVIDFYRRWWRPEGSEAELLRVSKLSTGLWGIFACVVASYAANLGSLIEVVNRFGSFFYGSILGVFILAMLPRTSGTPAFLALLTGMTAVGAVSFGMPEVSFLWHNVVGAVTVVVVGSLLSVAMPRKAVG, via the coding sequence ATGCATCCGCTGAACTGGGCGATCATCATCGGCTACCTGGTCTACGTGATCTGGGATGGCCTGCGCCGCTCGAAGAACACCACGAATATCGAGGGGTACTTCCTCGCCAACCGCTCGCTCCCCTGGTGGGCGGTGGGGCTCTCGGTCATGGCGACGCAGCTCTCGGCCGTGACGATGATCGGCACGACGGGGCAGGGCGCCACCGATGGCATGCGCTTCGTGCAGTTCTACTTCGGGCTGCCGCTGGCGATGGTGATCCTCGGCGTGACGCTGGTGCCCTTCCTCCACGGCGCGAAGGTCTTCACCGCCTACGAGTACCTCGAGAAGCGCTTCGACGCCAAGACCCGCTCGCTCACCGCGTTCCTCTTCCTGCTGTCGCGCGGGATGTCGTGCGGCACCATCATCGCGGCGCCGGCTGTGGTGTTCTCGGCGATTTTCGGCTGGAACATCGCCTGGTGCGTGGCGCTGATCGGCATCCCCACTGTGATCTACACCATGTTCGGTGGCGTGCAGGCCGTGACCTGGGCCGACGTGAAACAGATGGTGCTGATCGTCTTCGCGCTGGTCGCGATGGTGATCGTGTTGCTGGTCAAGATGCCGGTCTCGCCGGTGGACGCGTTCGAGCTGGCCGGTGCCACGGGGCGGCTCCGCGTCTTCGACTTCTCCTGGGACCTGACCAAGACCTACACCTTCTGGTCGGGCATCCTGGGCGGCACCTTCCTGATGCTCTCCTACTTCGGGACCGATCAGTCGCAGGTCCAGCGCTACCTGACCGCCAAGTCGGTCGACGACGCTCGCACGTCGCTGCTCATGAGCGCCTACTGGAAGATCCCGCTGCAGGCGCTCGTACTGATCATCGGTGTCCTGATCTGGGTGTTCAATCTCTTCAACACGCCGCCATTGCTGGTGAACCCTGCCGCAGAGCGGCAGGTGCAGGCTGCGCGTCCGGCGGAGTATCAGGCACTGCAGCAGCGCTACGTGGCCGCAGCGAACACGCGCCGCGCAGACGCCAACGGTGCCATCGCCGGCGACCTCGGTATCGGGGCGGACCGGAGCCTTCCCGACCGGGCGGCGTTCGTCGCGTCCGAGGCGAAGGTGAACGCCATCCGTGGCGAGGCGCTCGCACTGGTGACGGAAGTCACGGGTGAACCGTCCAGGGACGTCAACTACATCGTCCCCTATTTCGTGCTGCACTGGCTGCCCCTCGGCCTGGCCGGACTCTTCATCGCGGGCGTCATGGCGGCGGCGATGTCGAGCATCGCGGCGGAGTTGAACTCGCTCTCCACCGCGACAGTGATCGACTTCTATCGCCGCTGGTGGCGTCCGGAAGGCAGCGAGGCCGAACTGCTCCGCGTCTCCAAGCTCTCGACCGGCCTCTGGGGGATCTTCGCCTGCGTGGTGGCGTCCTACGCCGCCAACCTTGGCTCCCTGATCGAGGTCGTGAACCGCTTCGGCTCCTTCTTCTACGGCTCGATCCTCGGCGTCTTCATCCTCGCCATGCTGCCGCGCACGAGTGGGACTCCCGCGTTCCTCGCGCTGCTGACCGGCATGACGGCCGTGGGAGCGGTGTCCTTCGGGATGCCGGAGGTGTCGTTCCTCTGGCACAATGTGGTGGGGGCGGTGACGGTCGTGGTGGTGGGATCGCTGCTGTCGGTGGCGATGCCGCGGAAGGCGGTCGGCTGA
- the glgP gene encoding alpha-glucan family phosphorylase, giving the protein MTPLRSKIPALPPRLEGLASLATNLAWSWHRSARALFRRIDDAVWRESHHNPIIVLQKAPPERLEALARDADFCAHYDEVMEWLAVERSAPAGWFLEQYPGLDSSRPVAYFCAEFGLHASVPIYSGGLGVLAGDHCKTASDLAIPLVGIGLFYTKGYFDQRIRPDGWQEDSDDAVSPDTTPLVPVTAPDGSPWLTVLETFGRPIHVRAWTISAGRTVLYLLDTDLEANHPDDRELTSKLYAGGLPMRLRQEWILGVGGVRVLRALGITPGAWHANEGHAAFMLLERVREQILEGVSFDDAAKAVRASSIFTTHTPVPAGHDAFEVGQVLSCMGMSFLNDFGADVERVPRLGVHPAREPGQFQMTVLAIRLAGHVNGVAQRHGVVSRELWGDLWGDRPVDEVPIGAVTNGVHLATWMANPMLRLLDIHLAPDWSERLDEAETWDAVLGLDARELWHTHEELKGSLLRYIREEARRRWTGNWHEAAQVVAAGTLLDPHAFTIGFARRFATYKRANLLFRDIDRLKALLTDQRRPVQLVIAGKAHPQDTPGKEVLQELYHFARDPMFEGRVAFLEGYDMHLAHVLVQGVDLWLNVPRVPLEASGTSGMKAALNGVPQLSTLDGWWEEGYTGRNGWAIPKAAEGEDADVADAEQLYRLLTEEVVPLYYDRDDRGVPRGWVQRMKSAIQVAGRRFSARRMLQDYANSYYAPILRGDPFPDDPPLG; this is encoded by the coding sequence ATGACTCCACTCCGAAGCAAGATCCCCGCCCTGCCCCCCCGTTTGGAGGGGCTCGCCTCGCTGGCCACCAACCTCGCCTGGAGCTGGCACCGCTCGGCCCGGGCGCTGTTCCGACGGATCGACGACGCGGTCTGGCGCGAGTCACACCACAACCCGATCATCGTGCTCCAGAAGGCACCGCCGGAGCGTCTGGAAGCGCTGGCGCGCGACGCCGATTTCTGTGCGCACTACGACGAAGTCATGGAATGGCTCGCGGTCGAACGGTCGGCGCCCGCCGGGTGGTTCCTGGAGCAGTATCCCGGTCTCGACAGCTCGCGGCCCGTCGCCTATTTCTGCGCCGAGTTCGGCCTCCATGCCTCGGTGCCGATCTACTCGGGCGGTCTCGGCGTCCTGGCCGGCGATCATTGCAAGACGGCCTCCGATCTTGCCATCCCGCTTGTCGGCATCGGCCTCTTCTATACCAAGGGGTACTTCGACCAGCGCATTCGCCCCGATGGCTGGCAGGAAGACAGCGACGACGCCGTCAGTCCTGACACGACACCGCTCGTCCCGGTCACTGCACCGGACGGCTCGCCGTGGCTCACGGTGCTCGAGACCTTCGGTCGGCCGATCCACGTCCGCGCGTGGACGATCTCGGCCGGACGCACGGTGCTCTATCTGCTCGACACCGATCTTGAGGCGAACCACCCTGACGATCGCGAGCTGACCTCGAAGCTCTACGCCGGCGGCCTGCCGATGCGCCTGCGCCAGGAATGGATTCTTGGCGTCGGCGGCGTGCGCGTGCTGCGTGCCCTCGGCATCACGCCCGGGGCGTGGCATGCCAACGAAGGTCACGCCGCCTTCATGCTCCTCGAGCGCGTGCGGGAGCAGATCCTCGAGGGCGTCTCTTTCGATGATGCCGCCAAGGCCGTCCGCGCCAGCTCGATCTTCACGACCCACACGCCGGTCCCGGCAGGTCACGACGCCTTCGAAGTGGGTCAGGTCCTCTCCTGCATGGGGATGAGCTTCCTCAACGACTTCGGCGCCGATGTCGAGCGGGTGCCCCGACTGGGCGTGCATCCCGCGCGCGAGCCGGGGCAGTTCCAGATGACGGTCCTCGCCATCCGCCTCGCCGGGCATGTGAACGGCGTGGCGCAGCGGCACGGCGTCGTGTCGCGCGAATTGTGGGGCGACCTCTGGGGTGACCGCCCGGTCGACGAGGTGCCGATTGGTGCCGTCACCAACGGCGTGCACCTCGCCACCTGGATGGCGAATCCGATGTTGCGGCTCCTCGACATCCACCTCGCCCCCGATTGGAGCGAACGGTTGGACGAGGCGGAGACCTGGGACGCCGTGCTCGGCCTCGATGCGCGCGAACTCTGGCATACGCACGAGGAGCTGAAGGGCTCGCTGCTCCGCTATATCCGCGAGGAGGCGCGTCGGCGCTGGACCGGCAACTGGCACGAGGCCGCGCAGGTGGTGGCGGCCGGCACGCTGCTCGATCCGCATGCCTTCACGATCGGCTTTGCGCGACGCTTCGCGACCTACAAGCGCGCCAACCTGCTCTTCCGCGACATCGACCGGTTGAAGGCGTTGCTGACCGACCAGCGGCGGCCCGTGCAGCTGGTGATCGCCGGCAAGGCGCACCCGCAGGACACGCCTGGCAAGGAAGTGTTGCAGGAGCTGTATCACTTCGCCCGCGACCCGATGTTCGAGGGACGCGTCGCGTTCCTCGAGGGGTACGACATGCACCTCGCCCACGTGCTGGTCCAGGGCGTCGACCTCTGGCTCAACGTGCCGCGCGTGCCGCTGGAGGCCTCGGGCACCAGCGGGATGAAGGCCGCACTCAACGGCGTGCCCCAGCTCAGCACGCTCGACGGCTGGTGGGAAGAGGGCTATACCGGCCGCAACGGCTGGGCGATCCCCAAGGCGGCCGAGGGCGAGGACGCCGATGTCGCCGACGCGGAACAGCTCTATCGGCTGCTGACCGAGGAGGTCGTGCCGCTCTACTACGATCGCGACGACCGTGGCGTCCCGCGGGGCTGGGTCCAGCGGATGAAGTCGGCGATCCAGGTGGCCGGCCGGCGGTTCTCCGCGCGCCGGATGCTGCAGGACTACGCCAACAGCTATTACGCGCCGATCCTCCGAGGGGACCCCTTCCCCGACGACCCGCCACTCGGATGA
- a CDS encoding DUF1957 domain-containing protein — translation MSLGFVLTLHSHLPWVLHHGRWPHGSDWICEAALDTYLPLVGALRRLEAEGIAAPITLGITPILAAQLAHPSFREELDTYFAHRFETLAEAPASLRETGDLDLLEVVPWWEQHLRGLQRIWESIDRNLIGEFRRHAEAGRLELISSAATHGFLPLLGRDESIRFQLLVGRAEHQRHFGQLPHGCWVPECAYRPRGPWQPLPSARAVPVRRGIEDHLRFAGFRWFYVDAHLAEAGEASELYGGGTTKPRLGGPRSPYRAYQLGTPVRGRPLHVLVRDPRTTEQVWSRHGGYPGDGRYLEFHKIRYPGGLKLWSVTDTKADLAEKGPYHPDQARVAAGLHAKHFASLLEAVNQAARPGDRAIVAPFDTELFGHWWFEGVDFLEALFGELAHGSRVRALSAGAMLDESPPNTTIRLGPGSWGANGDFSMWIGPQTNWTWEMLWPLEERFWDAAPQALDDPGLWPVLEQAARELLLAQSSDWQFIISTGAAGDYATKRFVEHCEALARLLAALEDPGHDRQAALTLAAELALIDGPFPDLIGAIAAASDVVDP, via the coding sequence ATGAGCCTCGGCTTCGTCCTCACGCTGCACTCCCACCTGCCGTGGGTGCTGCATCACGGTCGCTGGCCCCATGGCAGCGACTGGATCTGTGAGGCCGCGCTCGACACCTATCTCCCCCTCGTCGGCGCACTCCGCCGATTGGAGGCGGAGGGGATCGCCGCGCCGATCACGCTCGGCATCACGCCGATCCTGGCGGCGCAGTTGGCGCATCCCTCGTTCCGTGAGGAACTCGACACCTACTTCGCCCACCGCTTCGAAACGCTGGCCGAAGCCCCTGCCTCGCTGCGCGAGACCGGCGACCTCGATCTGCTCGAGGTGGTCCCCTGGTGGGAGCAGCACCTGCGCGGCCTGCAGCGCATCTGGGAGTCCATCGACCGCAACCTGATCGGCGAGTTCCGACGCCATGCGGAGGCGGGACGCCTCGAGCTGATCTCGTCCGCGGCCACGCACGGCTTCCTCCCGCTGCTTGGGCGCGACGAATCGATTCGCTTCCAGCTCCTGGTGGGCCGCGCGGAGCATCAGCGGCACTTCGGCCAACTCCCGCACGGCTGCTGGGTGCCGGAGTGTGCCTATCGCCCGCGCGGGCCATGGCAGCCGCTGCCGTCGGCGCGCGCCGTGCCCGTACGTCGTGGCATCGAGGATCACCTCCGATTCGCCGGCTTCCGCTGGTTCTATGTCGACGCGCACCTCGCCGAGGCCGGTGAGGCGTCGGAGCTCTATGGTGGTGGCACGACCAAGCCTCGGCTGGGCGGACCGCGCTCGCCGTATCGGGCCTATCAGCTCGGCACGCCCGTGCGCGGGCGCCCGCTGCACGTCCTGGTCCGCGACCCGCGCACGACCGAGCAGGTGTGGAGCCGGCATGGTGGCTACCCGGGCGACGGCCGCTACCTCGAGTTCCACAAGATCCGGTATCCCGGTGGGCTCAAGCTCTGGAGCGTCACCGATACCAAGGCCGATCTCGCCGAGAAGGGACCCTACCACCCCGATCAGGCGCGGGTCGCCGCGGGGCTCCATGCCAAGCACTTCGCCTCGTTGCTCGAGGCGGTGAATCAGGCCGCCCGCCCGGGCGATCGGGCGATCGTCGCGCCATTCGACACCGAGCTCTTCGGCCACTGGTGGTTCGAGGGCGTCGACTTCCTGGAGGCGCTCTTCGGCGAACTGGCGCACGGCAGCCGCGTCCGTGCGCTGAGCGCGGGTGCGATGCTCGACGAGTCGCCGCCGAACACGACCATCCGTCTGGGCCCGGGCTCATGGGGCGCGAACGGTGACTTCTCGATGTGGATCGGCCCGCAGACGAATTGGACCTGGGAGATGCTCTGGCCGCTCGAGGAGCGCTTCTGGGACGCCGCGCCGCAGGCACTCGACGATCCCGGGCTCTGGCCGGTGCTCGAACAGGCCGCGCGCGAACTGCTCCTGGCGCAATCATCCGACTGGCAGTTCATCATCTCGACCGGCGCGGCCGGTGACTACGCCACCAAGCGCTTCGTCGAGCACTGCGAGGCGTTGGCACGCCTGCTCGCCGCCCTTGAAGATCCGGGTCACGATCGGCAGGCGGCGCTCACGCTGGCCGCGGAGCTCGCCCTGATCGACGGTCCCTTCCCCGACCTGATCGGCGCGATCGCGGCCGCCTCGGACGTCGTCGACCCATGA
- a CDS encoding glycogen synthase, which yields MTTLPLLELPPIEGTPPMLVHLSAEYYPYARTGGLAEAAWGLHRYQARRGLETAAILPLYRVAHQHLHAMEQVGEPYTLDFGGRQERFRLWRDHDPASETPTYFIQHDGFFDRAGIYGEGGSDYPDNHRRFAAFAAAAVAALPRLTDGPVVLHAHDWHASLAAVYLRRWFGGDPWFDRIPVVLSVHNGGYQGHFPAEVMPELGLPWSLFTPDALEWYGKVNLLKGGLTHADMATTVSPAHAVELRTPEGGFGLQGVYQSMGDRFTGVLNGIDVDAWDPRTDRHLAARYSSDDLAGKRACKTDMQRRFGLPENPFIPVIALAGRMVTQKGLDIVVRNHALFQTAAQFVFLGSGEARYETAMQQLRGAMPHRIGVEGKFSDELEHVLMAGADLFLMPSQYEPCGLTQMRAQRYGTIPVARRVGGLADTIDDGVTGFLFDAYEDRAVVGGVWRALTEQRDHRAWQAMQREAMARDFGWDRVAEKYLSIYTSAIAHRAGRPG from the coding sequence ATGACGACCCTGCCGCTGCTCGAGCTGCCCCCGATCGAGGGGACACCCCCGATGCTCGTCCACCTGAGCGCCGAGTACTATCCGTACGCGCGCACCGGTGGCCTGGCCGAGGCGGCGTGGGGCCTGCACCGCTATCAGGCGCGCCGCGGGCTCGAGACCGCGGCGATCCTCCCGCTCTACCGCGTGGCGCACCAGCATCTCCACGCGATGGAGCAGGTGGGCGAGCCGTACACGCTCGATTTCGGCGGGCGGCAGGAGCGCTTCCGGCTCTGGCGTGACCACGACCCGGCCTCCGAGACCCCGACGTACTTCATCCAGCACGATGGCTTCTTCGATCGCGCCGGGATCTACGGCGAGGGTGGCAGCGACTACCCCGACAACCATCGACGCTTCGCGGCGTTCGCGGCGGCCGCGGTGGCCGCGCTTCCTCGCCTCACGGACGGCCCGGTCGTGCTCCACGCGCACGACTGGCATGCCTCGCTTGCCGCGGTGTATCTGCGCCGCTGGTTTGGCGGCGACCCGTGGTTCGATCGCATTCCGGTCGTGCTCTCGGTCCACAACGGCGGCTACCAGGGACACTTTCCGGCCGAGGTCATGCCGGAGCTCGGCTTGCCGTGGTCGCTCTTCACGCCGGACGCGCTCGAGTGGTACGGCAAGGTCAACCTCCTCAAGGGCGGCCTGACGCACGCCGACATGGCGACCACGGTGTCGCCGGCGCACGCGGTCGAGCTGCGGACCCCCGAAGGCGGCTTCGGCCTGCAGGGTGTCTATCAGTCGATGGGCGATCGCTTCACCGGCGTCCTGAATGGCATCGACGTCGACGCGTGGGACCCGCGCACCGATCGCCACCTCGCGGCGCGCTATTCGTCCGACGATCTCGCCGGGAAGCGCGCCTGCAAGACCGACATGCAGCGCCGCTTCGGGCTGCCCGAGAATCCGTTCATCCCCGTGATCGCGCTGGCCGGGCGCATGGTGACGCAGAAGGGGCTCGACATCGTGGTGCGGAACCACGCCCTCTTCCAGACGGCGGCGCAGTTCGTCTTCCTCGGCAGCGGCGAGGCGCGCTACGAAACGGCGATGCAGCAACTGCGGGGCGCGATGCCGCATCGCATCGGCGTGGAAGGGAAGTTCTCCGACGAGCTCGAGCACGTGCTGATGGCCGGCGCCGACCTCTTCCTGATGCCGTCGCAGTACGAGCCGTGCGGGCTGACGCAGATGCGCGCGCAACGCTACGGCACCATTCCGGTGGCACGGCGCGTCGGCGGCCTCGCCGACACCATCGACGATGGGGTGACGGGCTTCCTCTTCGATGCCTACGAGGATCGTGCCGTGGTGGGTGGCGTCTGGCGCGCGCTGACCGAGCAGCGCGACCATCGCGCCTGGCAGGCGATGCAGCGCGAGGCGATGGCCCGCGACTTCGGCTGGGATCGCGTCGCCGAGAAGTACCTCTCGATCTACACCAGCGCGATCGCCCATCGGGCCGGTCGCCCGGGATGA
- a CDS encoding DUF305 domain-containing protein: MPDTNATHVMMKMDDMDHAMLMPGMLTDEEMAKLDGLRGVEFDRFFLSSMIKHHGGAISMVDELFASYGAGQDEFVFRFASDVFADQTTEIEFLQGMLDALPPPAARP, encoded by the coding sequence GTGCCGGACACCAACGCCACCCATGTCATGATGAAGATGGACGACATGGACCACGCGATGCTGATGCCCGGCATGCTGACCGATGAGGAGATGGCCAAGCTCGATGGCCTGCGCGGCGTCGAGTTCGATCGCTTCTTCCTCTCGTCGATGATCAAGCACCACGGCGGCGCCATCTCGATGGTGGATGAGCTCTTCGCGTCCTACGGCGCAGGGCAGGACGAGTTCGTCTTCCGCTTCGCTTCCGACGTCTTCGCCGACCAGACCACCGAAATTGAATTCCTGCAGGGAATGCTCGATGCCCTGCCGCCGCCTGCCGCACGTCCCTAG
- a CDS encoding DUF305 domain-containing protein produces MKAPLPFALLVAVLLAPGWRPGPGTHRQLGRRREVHHRNDPHHAQAVQMGRWAPTHGASAALKRFAERIVVAQRDEIAAMRTGSDSRASRCRTPTPPMS; encoded by the coding sequence ATGAAGGCCCCTTTGCCGTTCGCCCTGCTCGTTGCCGTGTTGCTGGCCCCCGGCTGGCGGCCCGGCCCCGGCACGCACCGGCAGCTCGGCCGCCGACGTGAAGTTCATCACCGGAATGATCCCCATCACGCCCAGGCGGTGCAGATGGGTCGCTGGGCGCCGACGCACGGGGCGAGTGCCGCGCTGAAGCGATTCGCCGAGCGGATCGTGGTGGCCCAGCGCGACGAGATCGCGGCGATGCGCACTGGCTCCGACAGCAGGGCCAGCCGGTGCCGGACACCAACGCCACCCATGTCATGA